From Miscanthus floridulus cultivar M001 chromosome 15, ASM1932011v1, whole genome shotgun sequence, the proteins below share one genomic window:
- the LOC136506619 gene encoding uncharacterized protein: MAAEIRWLAENKMVTCPSLKPIQRNRNEEVKFTFDVSKCDRIFDELLKIGHIRINYTLPSADELRRRAYCKYHNSYSHATNDCNVFRRQVQSALNEGRLSLTDMQVNKVPFSAHMNVVEAGAPAILIQPKQADKTQGKNVIIGEPRVVPNVQKNSGRTMVLEKDEGGKNKLTITAGSAETLRRQRWRETYVAQQRPARPTPPVGQANPNIAQVQPAMQVGQTGSAPAPAKSAEPTTPVGQAGSSGSSSSTALGIHVTRTFIPQNPEVGVWKTNEQKKNVVKPLCTFDRLMAKYKEKKDDS, encoded by the coding sequence ATGGCTGCTGAAATTAGATGGCTAGCTGAGAATAAAATGGTTACTTGCCCTTCTCTCAAGCCGATTCAAAGAAATCGGAATGAGGAAGTGAAATTTACTTTTGATGTTTCTAAATGTGACCGTATTTTTGATGAATTACTTAAAATAGGGCACATTAGAATCAATTATACTTTGCCTTCTGCAGATGAGTTAAGGAGGCGTGCTTATTGCAAATACCATAACTCTTACTCTCATGCCACTAATGATTGTAATGTTTTTCGTCGGCAGGTCCAATCAGCTCTTAATGAGGGACGATTGAGTCTTACCGATATGCAAGTTAATAAAGTTCCGTTTTCAGCACACATGAACGTGGTCGAAGCCGGAGCTCCAGCAATCTTGATCCAACCCAAGCAAGCCGATAAAACCCAAGGCAAGAACGTGATCATTGGCGAGCCACGTGTAGTACCGAATGTTCAAAAAAATTCGGGGCGCACGATGGTGCTTGAGAAGGACGAAGGAGGCAAGAACAAGCTTACAATCACTGCTGGATCAGCAGAGACATTGAGAAGGCAAAGATGGCGCGAGACGTATGTGGCACAGCAGAGGCCGGCTAGGCCGACTCCTCCAGTTGGCCAAGCTAACCCTAACATTGCCCAAGTGCAGCCAGCTATGCAAGTTGGACAGACCGGCTCTGCCCCTGCTCCAGCCAAGTCGGCTGAGCCGACTACCCCAGTCGGCCAGGCCGGCTCCTCAGGTTCCAGCAGCTCCACCGCTTTAGGCATTCATGTTACGCGTACATTTATTCCACAAAACCCGGAAGTTGGAGTATGGAAGACTAATGAGCAAAAGAAAAATGTGGTGAAGCCGTTGTGCACCTTTGATCGGCTTATGGCCAAGTACAAGGAGAAAAAGGACGATTCCTAG